AACCTACTTTTTAAATGAAACCAGGTATTAATGATAATATTGCCCAATTCATTTGGTATGACCTGCTCATTGATGAGCTCTCCAAACAAACATTCTTTATTTTTGACACATACTGTTACAAAGTAATACCCGTATTGGTCATAATCATAACCTTTCATTCGTAAATTTTTACGATTGTGTTCAAGATCCGACATGCAACAGATATCGGTAAGATGGATATGAAAGTTTCGTTTATGATGAATTTTTTAGATGAATACTGTTTTTATGGTGGGTGTGCTGCTCGTGAAGCTTGCGCCCTTGTAAATTAAGCCCATCTATGAGGGCAGGGCAAGCCCTGCCCCTACATGAAGACAACAGATAAATTATAGAATGGGATTAACTATTCTTCTTCTCTTCAATCTTACGCTGCGTACTATTTAAAATCGCTTTTCTTAAACGCACATTTTTAGGTGTGGCTTCTACGTATTCATCATCGCGAATAAATTCGATGGCTTGTTCCAAGGTCATGGGTACCACAGGTGTGAGTACCACGTGTTCATCCTTACCCGAAGCACGCATGTTGGTGAGTTTTTTGGTACGTGTCACGTTAATTTCTAAATCGTTGTCACGATTATGTTCGCCCACAATCATGCCTTCGTATACGGCATCGCCGGGTAAAATAAACATACGGCCACGGTCTTCTAAATGGAAAATACCGTAAGCAACGGCTTCGCCTAAACGATCAGAAATAAGAGAGCCGGAAAGCCGCGAGGTAATTTCACCGCGGTAAGGTTCGTATCCTTCAAGATAGGCATTCATAATGCCTGTTCCCTTGGTGTCGGTTAAAAATTCGTTGCGGTAACCAATAAGACCACGGGAGGGAATAGAAAATTCCAAACGGATACGGCCATCGCCGTAGGCATGCATGTTCACCATGCGTCCTTTGCGCATGGAGAGTTTTTCGGTAATCACACCCATAAAGGTGTCGCTACATTCCACCAAAAGATGTTCGATAGGTTCTAATTTTTGCCCTTTTTCTTCTTTAAACAAAATTTGTGGTTTGCCTACGCATAGTTCAAAGCCTTCACGGCGCATGGTTTCAATGAGCACCGCCATCTGGAATTCGCCGCGCCCTTTTACAATGTAAGCTTCGCCGGTAGGGTCTTGTTCAATCTGGATGGCCACATTGTAGAGGGTTTCTTTTTTAAGACGTTCCAAAATGCGGGCGCCCTGTACGAGCTTGCCCTCTTTACCAACAAGAGGCGAAGTGTTGGGCATAAAACGCATAGCCACAGTAGGTTCATCGACTATTAAACGTTTTAAAGCTTTGGGATTTTCTTTGTGAGTAATCGTATCGCCAATTTTTACTTCGTCAATACCCGATACAATGACAATATCACCCGGATCCACCTGATCCACTTCTTTAAACTGCACTCCATCATAAACTTGTAATTTAGAGACACGTAAACTTTTGGCCTGATTACTTTCGTCGATAAGCGCTAATTCTTCATTCTTTTTAGCACTGCCATGGAAAACTTTACCGATCGCTAAACGTCCCAAATAATCGGAGTAACCGATATTGCACACCAGCATCTGAAATGGGTCGCCCACTTCGTGGGTTGGAGGAGGAATGTGTTTCACAATAGCTTCGTAGAGGGGAACTAAATTGGTGCCTTTTTCTTCCAGCGAATTTTGAGCAATACCATCGCGGCCAATGGCGAAGAGAACGGGGAAATCAATCTGTTTGTCGTCAGCACCTAAATCGATAAAAAGAGAGTAAATTTCATTTAATACTTCCTGGGGGCGGGCGTCTTTACGGTCGATCTTGTTTACAACAACAATAATTTTAAGATGATCTTTAAGGGCCTTCTGCAACACAAAACGAGTTTGTGGCAAAGGGCCTTCGGCAGAATCAACGAGAAGAATAGCGCCATCGGCCATGCGCAGGGCGCGTTCTACTTCACCACCAAAATCGGCGTGGCCTGGGGTATCAATAATATTGATCTTCACACCGCCATACACCACCGAGCAGTTTTTAGCCGCAATAGTAATCCCGCGTTCGCGTTCCAAATCCATACTATCCATCACGCGATCGCCTACTTCCTGGTTATC
This genomic window from bacterium contains:
- the typA gene encoding translational GTPase TypA encodes the protein MKQENPNIRNIAIIAHVDHGKTTLVDHLFRQSGMYRDNQEVGDRVMDSMDLERERGITIAAKNCSVVYGGVKINIIDTPGHADFGGEVERALRMADGAILLVDSAEGPLPQTRFVLQKALKDHLKIIVVVNKIDRKDARPQEVLNEIYSLFIDLGADDKQIDFPVLFAIGRDGIAQNSLEEKGTNLVPLYEAIVKHIPPPTHEVGDPFQMLVCNIGYSDYLGRLAIGKVFHGSAKKNEELALIDESNQAKSLRVSKLQVYDGVQFKEVDQVDPGDIVIVSGIDEVKIGDTITHKENPKALKRLIVDEPTVAMRFMPNTSPLVGKEGKLVQGARILERLKKETLYNVAIQIEQDPTGEAYIVKGRGEFQMAVLIETMRREGFELCVGKPQILFKEEKGQKLEPIEHLLVECSDTFMGVITEKLSMRKGRMVNMHAYGDGRIRLEFSIPSRGLIGYRNEFLTDTKGTGIMNAYLEGYEPYRGEITSRLSGSLISDRLGEAVAYGIFHLEDRGRMFILPGDAVYEGMIVGEHNRDNDLEINVTRTKKLTNMRASGKDEHVVLTPVVPMTLEQAIEFIRDDEYVEATPKNVRLRKAILNSTQRKIEEKKNS